Proteins found in one Sorghum bicolor cultivar BTx623 chromosome 1, Sorghum_bicolor_NCBIv3, whole genome shotgun sequence genomic segment:
- the LOC8083679 gene encoding transmembrane emp24 domain-containing protein p24delta7 isoform X1: MAPPLSILAVILHVVSATAVKALVFDVPSGSSKCLTEELHRRAVSHASYRVVAESTSAADRRILVRVTGPRGEELYVAEGGERGEFRFEAAEDGEHTACFWSPRYERGTVVSVDVQWATTSVGGGAHAGGSGSPPAVAVASEGRIATIIGELKKLEDSARLIHQEMLSFRQSELEMQRLNEDTATRLHSFTLLSLAMCVGVAALQLWHLKTFFQKQHIL; encoded by the exons ATGGCCCCGCCGCTGTCCATCCTCGCCGTCATCCTCCACGTCGTCTCCGCCACCGCCGTCAAGGCGCTGGTCTTCGACGTGCCGTCGGGCAGCTCCAAGTGCCTGACCGAGGAGCTCCACCGCCGCGCGGTCAGCCACGCGTCGTACCGCGTGGTGGCGGAGTCCACTTCAGCGGCCGACCGGAGGATCTTGGTGCGCGTGACGGGTCCGCGCGGTGAGGAGCTCTACGTGGCGGAGGGCGGGGAACGCGGGGAGTTCAGGTTCGAGGCGGCGGAGGACGGTGAGCACACCGCCTGCTTCTGGTCACCCCGCTACGAGCGCGGCACCGTTGTCTCCGTCGACGTGCAGTGGGCCACCACCAGTGTTGGCGGCGGCGCCCACGCCGGAGGGTCCGGGTCCCCGCCCGCCGTCGCGGTTGCCAGCGAAGGCCGCATTGCT ACCATCATAGGAGAGTTGAAGAAACTGGAGGATTCTGCTCGACTCATACACCAAGAAATGTTATCTTTTCGCCAGAG CGAACTTGAGATGCAGAGGCTCAACGAAGACACCGCCACAAGGTTACACTCGTTCACCCTATTGTCATTGGCCATGTGCGTGGGGGTTGCAGCATTGCAGCTATGGCATCTGaagactttctttcaaaaacaaCATATACTATAG
- the LOC8083679 gene encoding transmembrane emp24 domain-containing protein p24delta7 isoform X2, giving the protein MAPPLSILAVILHVVSATAVKALVFDVPSGSSKCLTEELHRRAVSHASYRVVAESTSAADRRILVRVTGPRGEELYVAEGGERGEFRFEAAEDGEHTACFWSPRYERGTVVSVDVQWATTSVGGGAHAGGSGSPPAVAVASEGRIATIIGELKKLEDSARLIHQEMLSFRQRWSSFP; this is encoded by the exons ATGGCCCCGCCGCTGTCCATCCTCGCCGTCATCCTCCACGTCGTCTCCGCCACCGCCGTCAAGGCGCTGGTCTTCGACGTGCCGTCGGGCAGCTCCAAGTGCCTGACCGAGGAGCTCCACCGCCGCGCGGTCAGCCACGCGTCGTACCGCGTGGTGGCGGAGTCCACTTCAGCGGCCGACCGGAGGATCTTGGTGCGCGTGACGGGTCCGCGCGGTGAGGAGCTCTACGTGGCGGAGGGCGGGGAACGCGGGGAGTTCAGGTTCGAGGCGGCGGAGGACGGTGAGCACACCGCCTGCTTCTGGTCACCCCGCTACGAGCGCGGCACCGTTGTCTCCGTCGACGTGCAGTGGGCCACCACCAGTGTTGGCGGCGGCGCCCACGCCGGAGGGTCCGGGTCCCCGCCCGCCGTCGCGGTTGCCAGCGAAGGCCGCATTGCT ACCATCATAGGAGAGTTGAAGAAACTGGAGGATTCTGCTCGACTCATACACCAAGAAATGTTATCTTTTCGCCAGAGGTGGTCTTCTTTTCCATAG